One Methanocaldococcus sp. genomic window carries:
- a CDS encoding mannose-1-phosphate guanylyltransferase/mannose-6-phosphate isomerase, whose product MKSIILAGGVGSRLWPLSREYYPKQFIKFKPFKKSLFQMTFERCLRLSNIEDIYIITNEKHKFLVMGQIEKLGYNFNEENILVEPIGKNTLPAIYYGVKEIKKYGDDVVGVFPSDHLIENVDEFAKTIKKGEDLAKDYLVTFGIKPTKPHTGYGYIKPGEELDIGYKVEEFKEKPDLDTAKEYLKKGYLWNSGMFLFRTDVFEEEVKKHCPEVYEAFKLEDIDEIYKIVPDISIDYGVMEKSDKVAVIPLNIKWSDLGSFDAFYEEFEKDKNGNVIYGENIVINSNNNLVNVHDGKIVSLIGVNDLIVVDTKDALLICNKGDSQKVKDVYKKLKERNDKRILFHKTVYRPWGYYTVLEEGQFYKIKKITVLPGKKLSYQLHYHRSEHWIVVKGMAKVTIDGKEFFVRSGESTFVRSGVKHRLENPGKIPLEVIEIQVGEYLEEDDIVRFDDDWGRK is encoded by the coding sequence ATGAAATCTATTATTTTAGCTGGAGGAGTGGGGAGTAGATTATGGCCTTTGAGTAGGGAATACTACCCAAAACAATTTATAAAGTTTAAACCTTTTAAAAAATCTCTATTCCAAATGACTTTTGAAAGATGTTTAAGATTGTCTAATATAGAAGATATTTACATAATAACAAATGAAAAGCATAAATTTTTAGTTATGGGACAAATAGAAAAGTTGGGTTATAATTTTAATGAAGAAAACATTTTAGTTGAACCTATTGGTAAAAATACTCTTCCTGCTATTTACTATGGAGTTAAAGAAATTAAAAAATATGGTGATGATGTTGTAGGAGTTTTTCCTTCTGATCACTTAATAGAGAATGTGGATGAATTTGCAAAGACTATAAAAAAAGGAGAAGATTTAGCGAAAGACTATTTAGTAACATTTGGAATAAAACCTACCAAGCCTCATACAGGTTATGGATACATAAAGCCAGGAGAAGAGTTAGATATAGGATATAAGGTTGAAGAGTTTAAAGAAAAACCTGATTTAGATACTGCAAAAGAATATTTAAAAAAAGGTTACCTATGGAATAGTGGAATGTTTTTATTTAGAACAGATGTTTTTGAAGAAGAGGTTAAAAAACACTGTCCAGAAGTATATGAAGCATTTAAGTTAGAGGATATTGACGAAATTTATAAAATTGTTCCAGATATCTCCATAGATTATGGAGTTATGGAAAAATCTGATAAAGTTGCTGTAATTCCATTGAACATAAAGTGGAGTGATTTGGGAAGTTTTGATGCATTTTATGAAGAATTTGAAAAAGATAAGAATGGAAATGTTATTTATGGAGAGAATATTGTAATAAATTCAAATAATAATTTAGTTAATGTCCATGACGGAAAAATAGTTTCTTTAATTGGTGTAAATGATTTAATTGTGGTTGATACAAAAGACGCTTTATTAATTTGTAATAAAGGAGATAGTCAAAAAGTTAAGGATGTTTATAAAAAATTAAAAGAAAGAAATGATAAAAGAATTTTATTTCATAAAACTGTATATAGACCTTGGGGATATTATACAGTTTTAGAAGAGGGACAGTTCTATAAAATAAAAAAAATTACAGTATTGCCAGGAAAAAAACTTAGTTATCAACTACATTATCATAGAAGTGAGCATTGGATCGTTGTTAAAGGTATGGCAAAAGTTACCATAGATGGAAAAGAATTTTTTGTAAGGAGTGGTGAGAGTACATTTGTTAGAAGTGGTGTAAAACATAGATTAGAAAATCCTGGAAAGATTCCCTTGGAAGTTATTGAAATACAAGTTGGAGAATATTTAGAAGAGGATGACATCGTTAGGTTCGATGACGATTGGGGAAGAAAATAG
- a CDS encoding translation initiation factor IF-2 subunit alpha — MRREFPEEGDIIIGTVKEVKPYGAFVELLEYPGKEGMIHISEVTSGWVKNIRDHVKVGQRVVAKVLRVDEKKGHIDLSLKRVTEQQKRAKVQEWKRFQRASKMLERAAEKLGKSLEEAWEEVGYLLEDEFGELYNAFETMVIEGKEVLDDLDISEEWKNVLYEVAKESIELTNVEVEGIIEMKSYAPDGIKRIKKALTTALKANPYEDVEVKITYIGAPKYRVLVIAPDYKSGEEVLKKVCEKAVSTIKKLGGEGTYYKESKK; from the coding sequence ATGAGGAGAGAATTTCCAGAGGAAGGAGATATTATTATAGGTACTGTAAAAGAGGTTAAACCTTATGGAGCCTTTGTAGAGTTATTAGAGTATCCCGGTAAGGAAGGAATGATTCATATCTCAGAAGTTACATCAGGATGGGTAAAAAACATTAGAGATCACGTTAAAGTTGGGCAGAGAGTTGTGGCAAAGGTTTTAAGAGTCGATGAAAAGAAGGGGCATATTGATTTATCATTAAAAAGAGTTACTGAACAGCAAAAGAGGGCAAAAGTTCAGGAATGGAAGAGATTCCAAAGAGCTTCAAAGATGCTTGAAAGAGCGGCTGAGAAGTTGGGTAAGAGTTTAGAGGAGGCTTGGGAAGAAGTGGGATATTTGCTAGAAGATGAGTTTGGAGAATTATATAACGCATTTGAAACGATGGTTATTGAAGGAAAAGAAGTTTTAGATGATTTAGATATTAGTGAAGAATGGAAAAATGTTTTATATGAAGTTGCTAAGGAAAGTATTGAATTAACAAATGTTGAAGTTGAAGGAATAATTGAGATGAAATCCTATGCCCCAGATGGAATTAAAAGAATAAAGAAGGCATTAACTACTGCATTAAAAGCAAATCCTTATGAAGATGTTGAAGTTAAAATAACTTACATTGGGGCTCCTAAGTATAGAGTTTTAGTCATAGCTCCAGATTACAAGAGTGGAGAAGAAGTTTTAAAGAAGGTTTGTGAAAAAGCAGTATCAACGATAAAGAAATTAGGTGGAGAAGGAACATACTACAAAGAAAGTAAAAAATAA
- a CDS encoding RNA-protein complex protein Nop10 — protein sequence MKMKKCLKCGTYTLKEVCPKCGEKTIIPKPPKFSLEDRWGKYRRMLKRSLKNNKRN from the coding sequence ATGAAAATGAAAAAATGTTTAAAGTGCGGAACATACACTTTAAAAGAAGTTTGCCCAAAATGTGGAGAAAAGACTATAATTCCAAAGCCACCAAAATTTTCCTTAGAAGATAGATGGGGAAAATATAGAAGAATGCTAAAAAGATCTTTAAAAAATAATAAAAGAAATTAG
- the arfB gene encoding 2-amino-5-formylamino-6-ribosylaminopyrimidin-4(3H)-one 5'-monophosphate deformylase → MQLRLSSGNILDENVHKIGIIALGSFLENHGTVLPIDTDIKIASYIALMASILTGIKFLGVVIPSTEYDYVKHGIHNKPEDVYNYLRFLIKEGKKIGVEKFLIVNCHGGNVLIEKYLKNLEYEFDVKIEMINITFTHASTEEVSVGYVIGIAKVNDELLKEHNNFKKYPEVGMVGLTEARKNNKIIDEEARIVERFGVKLDEKLGKKILEDSINKVVEKIKELIR, encoded by the coding sequence ATGCAACTTAGGTTATCATCTGGTAATATATTGGATGAGAATGTCCATAAAATAGGGATTATAGCATTAGGCTCTTTTTTAGAAAATCATGGAACCGTTTTACCAATAGATACTGATATAAAGATAGCCTCTTACATTGCCTTAATGGCATCTATTTTAACAGGAATTAAATTTTTAGGAGTAGTTATTCCTTCTACGGAGTATGATTATGTAAAGCATGGTATTCACAATAAACCAGAGGATGTTTATAACTATTTAAGATTTTTGATAAAGGAGGGGAAAAAAATTGGTGTAGAGAAGTTTTTAATAGTTAATTGTCATGGAGGAAATGTATTAATTGAAAAATATTTAAAAAATTTAGAATATGAATTTGATGTAAAAATAGAGATGATAAATATAACTTTTACTCATGCCTCTACGGAGGAGGTTTCTGTTGGTTATGTAATAGGAATAGCAAAAGTCAATGATGAACTTTTAAAGGAGCATAATAATTTTAAAAAATATCCAGAGGTAGGAATGGTTGGATTAACAGAGGCAAGAAAAAATAATAAAATTATAGATGAAGAGGCAAGAATCGTTGAAAGGTTTGGAGTAAAATTAGATGAAAAACTTGGTAAAAAGATTTTGGAAGATAGTATTAATAAAGTAGTTGAAAAGATAAAAGAACTAATTAGGTGA
- a CDS encoding methanogenesis marker 9 domain-containing protein, translating to MGWENAPSHICRGGDLRGLAFCCPPIKYCPIHKALKILKLSPEEFIRIKEEFGKRTKLGLGKNTCFGSLVWCCKITKPCPYRDYELAKNNITPDEYMELKKELAEEIIKNSPFFKEAVEVFAKKGIPKDVAEKCILETGDLKKAYQLAIKMLDKG from the coding sequence ATGGGCTGGGAAAATGCTCCTTCTCATATATGTAGAGGAGGAGATTTGAGAGGATTAGCCTTTTGCTGTCCTCCAATAAAATACTGTCCTATTCATAAGGCATTAAAAATTTTAAAATTATCACCAGAAGAATTTATAAGAATAAAAGAAGAGTTTGGAAAAAGGACAAAACTTGGCTTAGGAAAAAATACATGTTTTGGTAGTTTAGTATGGTGTTGTAAGATAACTAAACCTTGCCCTTATAGAGATTATGAACTTGCTAAAAACAATATAACCCCTGATGAATATATGGAATTAAAAAAAGAACTTGCTGAAGAGATTATAAAAAATAGTCCATTTTTTAAAGAGGCAGTTGAAGTTTTTGCTAAAAAAGGAATCCCCAAAGATGTTGCAGAGAAATGTATATTAGAAACTGGAGATTTAAAAAAGGCATATCAATTAGCTATAAAAATGTTAGACAAAGGATAA
- the cdhD gene encoding CO dehydrogenase/acetyl-CoA synthase subunit delta, with protein MIYNDKLGDSMNLNALIKIIEKVGKIEIENIYITGDEIIINIPSSPPVVIPQTPSIKEKLVEEGIIEIKEVPELDWEPPIEKYPGYIREVQFGKPKSEGGRGKVVKIGGQRALYRFEEPQPNPPVVTFDIFDMPMPGLPKPIRLFFQDVMEDPCEWAKKCVKEFGADMITIHHISTDSKIKDKSPKEAAKLMEDLLQAVDVPFVIGGSGNPQKDPLVLEACAEVTEGDRCLLASANLELDYKKIVDAAMKYDHNVLAWSIMDPNMARDLNRKLIEAGLDPNRIVMDPTTCALGYGIEFSINAMVRLRLNGLKGDELVNMPMSSGTTNANGAREAWMNNPEWGPREYRLPLWEITTGITMMMCGVDLFMMLNPIAVKTLKEIGKTLSTKPGEVKLNTNNYEWIVAKA; from the coding sequence ATGATTTATAATGATAAATTAGGTGATTCTATGAATTTAAATGCATTAATAAAGATTATTGAAAAAGTTGGAAAGATAGAAATTGAAAATATTTACATTACAGGAGATGAAATTATAATAAACATTCCTTCGTCTCCTCCAGTAGTTATTCCTCAAACACCATCAATAAAAGAAAAATTAGTTGAGGAAGGAATAATTGAAATTAAAGAAGTTCCTGAATTAGACTGGGAGCCTCCAATTGAAAAGTATCCAGGATATATAAGGGAAGTTCAATTTGGAAAACCAAAATCTGAAGGTGGTAGAGGAAAAGTTGTAAAGATTGGAGGGCAAAGAGCTTTATATAGATTTGAAGAACCCCAACCTAACCCTCCAGTAGTTACTTTTGATATATTTGATATGCCAATGCCAGGATTACCTAAACCAATTAGACTATTTTTTCAGGATGTTATGGAGGATCCTTGCGAATGGGCTAAGAAATGTGTTAAAGAGTTTGGAGCAGATATGATAACTATTCACCATATATCAACAGATTCAAAAATTAAAGATAAAAGTCCAAAAGAAGCGGCAAAATTGATGGAAGATTTATTACAGGCAGTAGATGTTCCATTTGTTATTGGAGGTAGTGGTAATCCTCAAAAAGATCCGTTAGTTTTAGAGGCGTGTGCTGAAGTGACTGAGGGTGATAGATGCTTATTAGCATCTGCAAACTTAGAGTTAGATTATAAAAAAATAGTAGATGCCGCTATGAAATATGATCACAATGTTTTAGCATGGTCTATTATGGATCCAAATATGGCGAGAGATTTAAACAGAAAGTTAATTGAGGCAGGTTTAGATCCTAATAGAATTGTTATGGATCCTACAACATGTGCATTAGGTTATGGTATTGAATTCTCTATTAATGCAATGGTTAGATTGAGATTGAATGGTTTAAAAGGAGATGAGTTAGTTAATATGCCAATGTCTTCTGGAACTACTAATGCCAATGGTGCGAGAGAGGCGTGGATGAATAATCCAGAATGGGGTCCAAGAGAGTATAGATTACCATTGTGGGAAATAACTACTGGAATTACAATGATGATGTGTGGAGTGGATTTATTCATGATGCTTAATCCAATAGCAGTAAAAACATTAAAGGAAATTGGTAAAACACTATCTACAAAGCCAGGAGAAGTTAAATTAAACACTAATAATTACGAGTGGATTGTAGCAAAGGCGTAA
- the acsC gene encoding acetyl-CoA decarbonylase/synthase complex subunit gamma: MPKKISVMDIYKLLPKTNCKKCGQPSCMAFAAKLLEKEATVDQCPILNTPKFEKNRKKIIELLSPPVKEVWFGNDDRKAVMGGDEVMYRYQLSFFNPTPIGVDISDELSEEEIKKRAKEIENFAFERTGEKLKLDFIVIRNASGNAEKFKKAIEIVEKETEMPICLASLNPEIIKEALKIVKSKVMIYAATKDNLNDMIRVIKELKKEKDVVLVLSSNNVKELKNMAAKCLANGIEDLVLEPHTYPENIAETLDLNVMIRRSAIEREDKYLGFPILNLPINAYYYALNNPCPISEFFEDKDVVAKMYEATIAGTLLNRYADALIMHGIEIWELMPVLTLRQSIYTDPRKPQAVEPGLYPIGNPDENSPVILTTNFSLTFYTVTGDFEKDNVTCWLLVMDTGGKAVDVSVAGGQYNGENAKKLIEETGIADKVSHRILILPALAASTRGDIEDKTGWTCVVGTRDSSQVGEFLRKNWDRILREWKEKHQKEKT, translated from the coding sequence ATGCCAAAAAAAATTAGTGTAATGGATATCTACAAACTACTGCCAAAAACAAACTGTAAAAAATGTGGTCAGCCATCGTGTATGGCATTTGCCGCTAAATTATTAGAAAAAGAGGCAACAGTTGATCAGTGTCCAATTCTTAATACCCCAAAATTTGAAAAAAATAGAAAAAAAATAATAGAACTTCTATCTCCACCTGTAAAAGAAGTTTGGTTTGGTAATGATGATAGAAAAGCTGTTATGGGTGGAGATGAAGTAATGTATAGATATCAATTGTCATTTTTTAATCCTACACCAATTGGTGTAGATATTAGCGATGAGTTAAGCGAGGAAGAAATTAAGAAGAGAGCCAAAGAAATAGAGAATTTTGCATTTGAAAGAACAGGTGAAAAACTAAAATTAGATTTTATTGTAATTAGAAATGCATCAGGAAATGCAGAAAAATTTAAAAAAGCCATTGAAATTGTAGAAAAAGAAACAGAAATGCCTATTTGTCTCGCTTCTTTAAATCCTGAAATTATAAAAGAGGCTTTAAAAATTGTTAAATCAAAAGTTATGATTTATGCTGCAACAAAAGATAATTTAAATGACATGATTAGAGTTATTAAAGAACTCAAAAAAGAAAAAGATGTCGTTTTGGTTTTATCATCAAACAATGTTAAAGAGTTAAAAAATATGGCGGCAAAGTGTTTAGCTAATGGCATTGAGGATTTAGTTTTAGAGCCACATACATATCCTGAAAATATCGCTGAAACATTAGATTTAAATGTAATGATAAGAAGAAGTGCAATTGAAAGAGAAGATAAATACTTAGGATTTCCAATATTAAATTTACCAATAAATGCATATTATTATGCTTTAAACAATCCTTGTCCTATTTCGGAATTTTTTGAAGATAAAGATGTTGTTGCAAAAATGTATGAGGCAACAATTGCAGGGACATTATTAAATAGATATGCAGATGCTTTAATTATGCATGGCATTGAAATATGGGAATTAATGCCAGTATTAACATTGAGACAGTCTATTTATACTGATCCAAGAAAACCTCAGGCTGTTGAACCTGGTTTATATCCTATTGGTAATCCAGATGAGAATAGCCCTGTTATATTAACAACTAACTTCTCATTAACATTTTACACAGTAACTGGGGACTTTGAAAAAGATAATGTCACTTGTTGGTTGTTAGTTATGGACACTGGTGGAAAGGCTGTTGATGTTTCAGTTGCAGGAGGGCAGTATAATGGAGAGAATGCTAAAAAATTAATTGAAGAGACAGGAATCGCAGATAAAGTTAGCCATAGAATATTAATTTTACCAGCATTAGCGGCATCAACAAGAGGTGACATTGAGGATAAGACAGGATGGACCTGTGTAGTTGGAACAAGAGATTCATCACAAGTTGGAGAATTTTTAAGAAAGAACTGGGATAGAATATTAAGAGAATGGAAAGAGAAGCATCAAAAAGAAAAAACATAA
- a CDS encoding pyridoxal phosphate-dependent aminotransferase, translating into MISDRCKNIKPSAIREIFNLATSDSINLGIGEPDFTTPKHIIEEAKKALDEGKTHYSPNNGIPELREEISNKLMEDYNINVDKDNIIITCGASEALMLSIMSLVNRGDEVIVFNPSFVSYFSLVEFAEGKIVNINLDDNFDIDLEQVKESITKKTKLIIFNSPANPTGKVYDKETVKGLAEISEDYNLIIVSDEVYDKIIYDKKHYSPMKYTDRCILINGFSKTYAMTGWRIGYLAVSDELNKELDLINNMIKIHQYSFACAPTFAQYGALAALRGSQECVKNMVNEFKRRRDLIYNGLKDIFRVNKPEGAFYIFPDVSEYGDGVKVAKILIKNKVLCVPGIAFGDNGYNYVRFSYATKYEDIEKAIEIIRKIFE; encoded by the coding sequence ATGATAAGTGATAGATGCAAAAATATAAAGCCATCAGCAATTAGGGAAATATTTAATTTAGCAACATCTGACAGTATAAATTTGGGAATTGGAGAGCCTGATTTCACAACTCCTAAGCATATTATTGAGGAAGCAAAAAAAGCATTAGATGAAGGTAAAACTCATTACTCTCCAAACAATGGAATTCCTGAATTAAGGGAAGAAATTAGCAATAAGTTAATGGAAGATTACAATATAAATGTTGATAAGGATAATATTATTATAACCTGTGGGGCCTCAGAGGCTTTAATGCTGTCTATTATGAGTTTAGTTAATAGAGGAGATGAAGTTATTGTATTTAATCCATCTTTTGTATCTTATTTTTCATTGGTAGAATTTGCTGAGGGAAAAATTGTAAATATAAACTTAGATGATAATTTTGATATTGATTTAGAGCAAGTTAAGGAGTCAATAACCAAAAAAACAAAATTAATAATATTCAATTCTCCAGCAAACCCTACTGGAAAAGTTTATGACAAAGAAACAGTAAAAGGTTTGGCAGAAATATCTGAAGATTACAATTTAATTATTGTTTCAGATGAAGTTTATGATAAAATTATTTATGATAAAAAACATTATTCCCCAATGAAATATACAGATAGATGTATATTAATTAATGGATTTTCTAAAACTTATGCAATGACTGGTTGGAGGATTGGATATTTGGCAGTTTCAGATGAATTAAATAAGGAGTTGGATTTAATCAATAATATGATAAAAATTCACCAATATAGTTTTGCATGTGCTCCTACTTTTGCTCAATATGGTGCTTTAGCCGCTTTGAGAGGAAGTCAGGAATGTGTTAAAAATATGGTTAATGAATTTAAAAGGAGGAGAGATTTAATCTATAATGGATTAAAAGATATTTTTAGAGTTAATAAACCAGAAGGAGCATTTTATATTTTCCCTGATGTGTCTGAATATGGAGATGGAGTAAAAGTAGCTAAAATATTAATTAAAAATAAGGTTTTATGCGTTCCAGGAATAGCCTTTGGAGATAATGGCTATAACTATGTAAGATTTAGTTACGCTACAAAATATGAAGATATAGAAAAGGCTATTGAAATAATAAGAAAAATCTTTGAATAA
- a CDS encoding nucleotidyltransferase domain-containing protein — protein sequence MEIPIFVVISGSDLYGIPNPSDVYIRGVHILDRELFVKNCIYKSKEGEVINKMFGKCDFVSYELGKFLRELLKPNANFIEIALSDKVLYSSKYHKDVKEIAHNCTCKNLYYHWKGFIKNHLQKFHIDAKNPKICLYILRAYYQGILCLNTGNFKSDFNSFKCLDCYDDEIVSYLFECKINKKPTN from the coding sequence ATGGAAATTCCTATATTTGTTGTAATTTCTGGGAGTGATTTGTATGGAATCCCAAATCCAAGTGATGTATATATTAGAGGAGTGCATATCTTAGACAGAGAGTTATTTGTTAAAAACTGCATATATAAAAGTAAAGAAGGGGAAGTTATAAATAAAATGTTTGGAAAGTGTGATTTTGTTAGCTATGAGTTAGGAAAGTTTTTGAGAGAACTTTTAAAACCAAACGCTAATTTCATTGAGATTGCTTTATCTGATAAGGTTTTATATTCCTCAAAATACCATAAAGATGTTAAGGAAATAGCCCACAATTGCACTTGCAAAAATCTTTATTACCATTGGAAAGGATTTATTAAGAATCATTTACAAAAATTTCATATAGATGCTAAAAATCCAAAAATATGTTTGTATATTCTGAGAGCTTATTATCAAGGTATCTTATGCTTAAATACTGGAAATTTTAAATCTGACTTTAACTCATTTAAATGCTTAGATTGCTATGATGATGAGATAGTAAGTTATTTGTTTGAATGCAAAATAAATAAAAAACCAACCAATTGA
- the selD gene encoding selenide, water dikinase SelD: MDKKIEKNKIKLTELVKLHGUACKLPSTELEYLVKGIVTDEDLKDKNILVGLGDDASIIKRNGLVIAKTVDVFTPIVDDPYIQGKIAACNSTSDIYAMGLLDIIGVLAIVGIPEKLPIPIVREMLKGFQDFCRENKTSIVGGHTILNPWPLIGGAVTGVGREEEVLTKGGAKEGDILILTKPLGTQTAMALNRIPEEFENLLNITNEEKNYIVNKAIEIMTTSNRYGLLALRKAEERVGDKIGNALTDITGFGILGHSNEMAKNSNVLIEITTLPCIRKTPELSKMFGHALLEGYGAETAGGLLISAKKEYKDDLIDELEKYKCYSFEVGRVLKKGEGKAVLSKDVKVIEV, from the coding sequence ATGGATAAAAAGATTGAAAAAAATAAAATAAAATTAACTGAATTGGTTAAACTACATGGATGAGCATGCAAACTGCCCAGCACCGAGTTAGAGTATTTAGTAAAAGGCATAGTTACTGATGAGGATTTAAAAGATAAAAATATTTTAGTTGGCTTAGGAGATGATGCATCAATAATTAAAAGAAATGGTTTAGTTATAGCAAAAACCGTTGATGTCTTTACGCCAATAGTTGATGATCCATATATACAGGGAAAGATAGCTGCTTGCAACTCAACGAGTGATATATATGCTATGGGACTTTTAGACATTATAGGAGTTTTGGCAATAGTAGGAATTCCTGAAAAATTGCCAATACCAATAGTTAGAGAAATGTTAAAGGGCTTCCAAGATTTTTGTAGAGAGAATAAAACTTCAATAGTTGGAGGACATACAATACTAAATCCATGGCCCTTAATTGGAGGAGCAGTTACTGGTGTTGGTAGAGAGGAGGAAGTATTAACAAAAGGAGGAGCAAAAGAGGGAGATATTTTAATATTAACAAAACCCTTAGGAACTCAAACAGCGATGGCTCTAAATAGAATTCCAGAAGAGTTTGAAAATCTATTAAATATAACTAACGAGGAAAAAAATTATATTGTTAATAAAGCAATAGAAATAATGACAACATCAAACAGATATGGATTGTTAGCTTTAAGAAAAGCAGAAGAAAGAGTTGGAGATAAAATAGGTAATGCATTAACAGACATTACAGGATTTGGAATATTGGGACATTCAAATGAAATGGCTAAAAATAGCAATGTTTTAATTGAAATTACTACTTTACCATGCATAAGAAAAACACCTGAATTAAGTAAGATGTTTGGTCATGCATTATTGGAAGGTTATGGAGCAGAAACTGCTGGAGGTTTATTAATATCAGCAAAAAAAGAATATAAAGATGACTTAATTGATGAATTGGAAAAATATAAATGTTATTCATTTGAAGTTGGTAGAGTGTTAAAGAAAGGAGAAGGTAAGGCAGTTTTATCAAAGGATGTTAAAGTTATTGAAGTATAA
- the purC gene encoding phosphoribosylaminoimidazolesuccinocarboxamide synthase produces MEINLNEILKKEPIHKGKAKSVYEIDEDKVLIEFRDDITAGNGAKHDVKEGKGHLNALISSKLFEILNENGVETHYIKYIEPRYMVAKKVEIIPIEVIVRNIAAGSLCRRYPFEEGKELPFPIVQFDYKNDKYGDPMLNDDIAVALGLATREELNKMREIALKVNDVLKKFFDERGIILVDFKIEIGRTKNGKLVVADEISPDTMRLWDKKTRDVLDKDVFRKDLGDVIAKYKIVAEKILQ; encoded by the coding sequence ATGGAGATAAACTTAAATGAAATATTAAAAAAAGAGCCAATACACAAGGGAAAAGCAAAATCAGTTTATGAAATAGATGAGGATAAAGTGTTAATTGAATTTAGGGATGACATTACAGCAGGAAATGGGGCTAAACATGATGTAAAAGAAGGGAAAGGGCATTTAAACGCTTTAATTTCATCAAAATTATTTGAAATTTTAAATGAAAATGGAGTGGAAACACATTATATTAAATATATAGAACCAAGGTATATGGTGGCTAAGAAGGTAGAGATAATTCCAATAGAGGTTATAGTTAGGAATATAGCAGCGGGAAGTTTATGTAGGAGATATCCTTTTGAGGAAGGGAAAGAATTGCCTTTCCCAATTGTTCAGTTTGACTACAAAAATGACAAATATGGAGACCCTATGCTAAATGATGATATTGCAGTTGCATTAGGATTAGCAACGAGAGAGGAACTTAACAAGATGAGAGAAATAGCGTTAAAGGTTAATGATGTGTTAAAAAAATTCTTTGATGAAAGAGGAATAATATTAGTTGATTTTAAAATAGAAATAGGAAGAACAAAGAATGGAAAATTAGTAGTCGCTGATGAAATTAGCCCTGATACTATGAGATTGTGGGATAAAAAGACAAGAGATGTCTTAGATAAAGATGTATTTAGAAAAGATTTAGGAGATGTTATTGCTAAGTATAAAATAGTTGCTGAAAAGATATTACAATAA
- the purS gene encoding phosphoribosylformylglycinamidine synthase subunit PurS — protein MYKATVTIKLKKGVLNPEGMTIKRALNFLGYDNVKEVQTYKMIDIIIDEEEDEEKVKEKVEEMCKKLLANPVIHDYEIEIKKL, from the coding sequence ATGTATAAAGCCACAGTTACAATAAAATTAAAAAAAGGTGTCTTAAACCCAGAAGGAATGACTATAAAGAGGGCTTTAAACTTTTTAGGATATGATAATGTCAAGGAAGTTCAAACATACAAAATGATAGATATTATAATTGATGAAGAAGAAGATGAGGAAAAAGTTAAAGAAAAAGTCGAGGAAATGTGTAAAAAATTATTGGCAAATCCTGTTATTCACGACTATGAAATAGAAATTAAGAAACTATAA